The nucleotide window ACTTCCTTCTGGAACAATCTGGTGGCCGGCACCAGCGGAGCCGCCACCATCACCCGTTTCGATGCGGCCCGCTTCCGGACAAAATTTGCGTGTGAACTGAAAGGTTATGATCCTGCCGCAGCACTCGACAAAGCAGAGATCCGTAAAACAGATCCCTTCACTCAATACGCCCTCTCCGCCGCAGCAGAAGCCATCAGCGATGCTGGTCTGGACTTCAGCACCATGAATCCTTTTGATACCGGCGTAATCTGGGGCTCCGGACAAGGAGGCATGCAGACCTTCGAAGAACAGGTGACCGAGTATGTTACCGGTGATTATAATCCCCGCTTCAGCCCTTATTTTGTTCCCCGCCTCATCAGCAATATGGCGTCGGGCATGATCTCCATCAAGTACGGACTGATGGGCATCAACTATACAACAGTGTCTGCCTGTGCTACTTCCAACACGGCTATCATGGACGCACTTAACTACATCCGCTGGGGCAAGGCGAAGGTGATGGTCACCGGCGGCTCTGAAGCACCCATCACACCGGCATCTGTAGGCGGCTTCTGTGCGATGAAAGCCATGTCTGCCAGAAACAACGATCCTGCCGTAGCCTCCCGCCCTTTTGATACAGACCGGGATGGTTTTGTAATGGGAGAAGGGGCCGCTGCACTCATACTGGAAGAATACGAACACGCAAAAGCCAGAGGCGCCCATATCTATGCAGAAGTAGCCGGAGCAGCCATGACAGCCGATGCATACCATATGACTGCCACCCACCCGGAAGGACTGGGTGCCTACCAGGCTATGAAGGGAGCACTGGAAGATGCTGGCCTCAACCAGCAGGAGGTAGACTATCTCAATGCGCATGCTACCTCCACACCAGTAGGTGATCTGAGTGAAATCGCGGCTATCACCCGCCTGTTCGGGGCACAGCCAGACAGACTGCATATCAGCGCCACCAAATCCATGACAGGCCACCTGCTGGGAGCTGCCGGTGCCATCGAAGCAATCGCCTGTGTGAAAAGCATTACCGACAGCATCATTCCACCTACCATCAACACTACTACCCTGGACCCGCAGATACCGGCCAGCCTGCAAATAGTACTGCAGACAGCCATGGAAAAAGAAGTGAAAGTAGCCATCAGCAATACTTTCGGCTTCGGTGGACACAACGGGATCGTAGTATTCAAAAAAGTATAGACTTTCAAAGATCCAGCATGTATCTTGTGGGTTGATTATTCCAAATCATCAACCGAACAATGAAAACTATCTTTTTATCAATGCTGATTTTTGCCTGTTGCCTGCAGTTGTCAGCGCAACAGGCATGTCCGGTGATTCCTTTGCCCGCACAATATACCAGGGTACAAGGTGAGCTGGTGCTCAACGATAATATCAGGATCGAGGCAAAAGATCCTTCCCTGCAGCCTTTGGCCACCTATCTGCGAAAGGAGTTACAGCGTAGGTTCGATATCGTTAGTTCCGGCAAGGGCATTGCCAAACCTCCGGTGATCACCCTGCAACGCGTTAAGAAGAATGATAAC belongs to Chitinophaga sp. HK235 and includes:
- the fabF gene encoding beta-ketoacyl-ACP synthase II translates to MKRVVITGMGAITPLGNNVTSFWNNLVAGTSGAATITRFDAARFRTKFACELKGYDPAAALDKAEIRKTDPFTQYALSAAAEAISDAGLDFSTMNPFDTGVIWGSGQGGMQTFEEQVTEYVTGDYNPRFSPYFVPRLISNMASGMISIKYGLMGINYTTVSACATSNTAIMDALNYIRWGKAKVMVTGGSEAPITPASVGGFCAMKAMSARNNDPAVASRPFDTDRDGFVMGEGAAALILEEYEHAKARGAHIYAEVAGAAMTADAYHMTATHPEGLGAYQAMKGALEDAGLNQQEVDYLNAHATSTPVGDLSEIAAITRLFGAQPDRLHISATKSMTGHLLGAAGAIEAIACVKSITDSIIPPTINTTTLDPQIPASLQIVLQTAMEKEVKVAISNTFGFGGHNGIVVFKKV